The following coding sequences lie in one Benincasa hispida cultivar B227 chromosome 6, ASM972705v1, whole genome shotgun sequence genomic window:
- the LOC120079227 gene encoding (R)-mandelonitrile lyase 1-like, which produces MEHSRSTILILSLMISIFHLGLLSSHAIPNQDVGYMKFVHSATDLPAKEEYDYIIIGGGTAGCPLSSTLSSKFSVLLLERGSDPNKYPSVLNEQGLLNAFAAEDDGKNPFQHFISEDGVENIRGRVLGGGSMVNVGFYSRGHQQFFETAGVDWDMELVEKAYQWVEETVVSQPILNAWQSAFRSASLDAGVVPDNGFDLRHRVGTKIGGSIFDNKGNRHGAVELLNKANPTNIKVGIEATVQRILFSGLSARGVLYSDSKGKLHRAFIRKEGEIIVSAGAVGSPQLLLLSGVGPKSHLSSLKLPVVLHQPYVGEFMSDNPRFGTNIILPFQLVPSSVKVVGILQDNIYIQSFASPSPFFAPPSFSLLPPQFNSIVPSLAMFVGKFSEVHSEGSLRLNSSTNVKKSPIVRFNYYSHPDDLARCVKGVRKMGDLLKTQTMEKIKTHDLEGNKGFQFLGLPLPENLSNDSSVEEYCQKTVTTYWHYHGGCLVGKVVDGNYKVIGIENLRVVDGSTFCDSPGTNPMATLMMLGRYVGLKVLQQRSSVN; this is translated from the exons ATGGAGCATTCTAGGAGCACCATTCTCATACTCAGCCTGATGATATCTATATTTCACTTGGGACTTCTCTCCTCACATGCTATTCCCAACCAAG atgTTGGCTACATGAAGTTTGTACACAGTGCTACCGATTTACCAGCAAAAGAAGAATATGACTACATAATTATAGGCGGAGGAACGGCAGGCTGCCCATTATCTTCAACGTTATCATCAAAATTCTCAGTCCTCCTTTTGGAAAGAGGTAGTGACCCCAACAAGTATCCTTCTGTGTTGAATGAACAAGGTCTATTGAATGCTTTTGCCGCTGAAGATGATGGCAAAAATCCCTTCCAACACTTCATCTCTGAGGATGGTGTAGAAAACATAAGAGGGCGGGTCCTTGGTGGCGGAAGCATGGTTAATGTTGGCTTTTACTCGCGTGGACATCAACAGTTCTTTGAAACTGCAGGTGTTGATTGGGACATGGAATTGGTGGAGAAGGCTTATCAATGGGTTGAAGAGACTGTGGTATCTCAACCAATTTTGAATGCTTGGCAATCTGCTTTTAGAAGTGCGTCATTGGATGCTGGTGTTGTCCCTGATAATGGGTTTGATCTCAGGCATCGTGTGGGAACTAAAATTGGAGGCTCTATCTTTGACAACAAAGGAAACAGACATGGAGCTGTGGAGCTTCTCAATAAGGCTAATCCCACAAACATTAAAGTTGGAATTGAAGCCACAGTCCAAAGAATCCTCTTCTCAG GCTTATCTGCACGTGGAGTTTTGTATTCTGATTCAAAAGGGAAGTTACATAGAGCATTCATTCGCAAGGAAGGTGAGATAATTGTAAGTGCAGGAGCCGTTGGAAGCCCTCAACTTCTCCTTCTAAGTGGGGTTGGCCCAAAATCTCATCTTTCATCCTTAAAACTACCTGTCGTCCTCCACCAACCGTATGTCGGTGAATTCATGTCGGACAATCCCCGTTTTGGGACAAACATCATCCTTCCATTCCAATTGGTTCCTTCCTCTGTAAAAGTTGTTGGAATTTTACAAGACAATATCTATATACAATCATTTGCTAGCCCTTCACCATTTTTTGCTCCACCATCTTTCAGTCTTCTTCCTCCTCAATTCAATTCCATTGTCCCCAGCTTAGCCATGTTTGTTGGAAAATTCTCGGAGGTTCATTCTGAAGGCTCACTCCGATTGAATTCCTCCACTAATGTGAAGAAGAGTCCCATTGTTCGATTCAATTATTATTCACATCCTGATGATCTTGCTCGATGTGTTAAAGGAGTAAGAAAAATGGGAGATTTGCTTAAAACCCAAACCATGGAAAAGATTAAGACCCATGATTTGGAGGGTAATAAAGGATTTCAGTTTTTGGGGCTTCCTTTGCCGGAAAATTTGTCTAATGATAGCTCCGTTGAAGAATATTGTCAAAAAACGGTGACTACTTATTGGCATTATCATGGAGGATGTTTGGTCGGAAAAGTTGTAGACGGTAATTATAAAGTCATCGGAATAGAAAATTTGCGTGTTGTTGATGGCTCAACTTTCTGTGATTCACCGGGAACTAATCCTATGGCCACCCTCATGATGCTTGGCCG ATATGTTGGCCTTAAGGTACTGCAACAAAGATCGAGTGTCAACTAA
- the LOC120079226 gene encoding (R)-mandelonitrile lyase 1-like: MEHSKATILILSLMISISQLGVLTYNAIPIKDVRYMKFVHKASDLPAKEEYDYIIIGGGTAGCPLAATLSSKFSVLVLERGSDPNKYPSVLNEQGLLNVFAAGDDGKNPFQRFISEDGVENIRARVLGGGSMVNAGFYSRGHQQFFETAGVDWDMELVEKAYQWVEETVASRPILNAWQSAFRSALLEAGVVPDNGFDLRHLVGTKTGGSIFDDKGNRHGAVELLNKAEPTNIKVAIEATVQKILFSGLSARGVLYSDSKGKLHRAFIRKKGEIIVSAGAIGSPQLLLLSGVGPKSHLSSLKLPVVLHQPYVGEFMSDNPRFGTNIILPFQLVPSSVKVVGILQDNIYIQSFASPSPFFAPPSFSLLPPQFNSIVPSLAMFVGKFSEVHSEGSLRLNSSTNVKKSPIVRFNYYSHPDDLARCVKGVRKMGDLLKTQTMEKIKTHDLEGNKGFQFLGLPLPENLSNDSSVGEYCQKTVTTYWHYHGGCLVGKVVDGNYKVIGIKNLRVVDGSTFSESPGTNPMATLMMLGRYVGLKVLQQRSSVN, from the exons ATGGAGCATTCTAAGGCTACCATTCTCATACTCAGCCTTATGATCTCTATCTCTCAATTAGGAGTTCTCACTTACAATGCCATTCCAATCAA AGATGTTAGGTACATGAAGTTTGTACATAAGGCCAGTGATTTACCAGCAAAAGAAGAATATGACTACATAATAATAGGAGGAGGAACAGCAGGCTGCCCATTAGCTGCAACATTATCATCAAAATTCTCAGTCCTTGTTCTGGAAAGAGGTAGTGATCCCAACAAATATCCTTCTGTGTTGAATGAACAAGGTCTATTGAACGTTTTTGCTGCTGGAGATGATGGTAAAAATCCCTTCCAACGTTTCATCTCTGAGGATGGAGTAGAGAACATAAGAGCGCGGGTCCTTGGTGGCGGAAGCATGGTTAATGCTGGCTTTTACTCACGTGGCCATCAACAGTTCTTTGAAACTGCAGGTGTTGATTGGGACATGGAATTGGTGGAGAAGGCTTATCAATGGGTTGAAGAGACCGTGGCATCTCGACCAATTTTGAATGCTTGGCAATCTGCTTTTAGAAGTGCGTTACTGGAAGCTGGTGTTGTCCCTGATAATGGGTTTGATTTGAGACATCTTGTGGGAACTAAAACTGGAGGTTCCATCTTTGATGATAAAGGAAATAGACATGGAGCTGTTGAGCTTCTTAATAAGGCTGAACCAACAAatattaaagttgcaattgaAGCCACAGTCCAGAAAATCCTCTTCTCTG GTTTATCTGCACGTGGGGTTTTGTATTCTGATTCAAAAGGGAAGTTACACAGAGCATTCATTCGCAAGAAAGGTGAGATAATTGTAAGTGCAGGAGCCATTGGAAGCCCTCAACTTCTCCTTCTAAGTGGGGTTGGCCCAAAATCTCATCTTTCATCCTTAAAACTACCTGTCGTCCTCCACCAACCGTATGTCGGTGAATTCATGTCGGACAATCCCCGTTTTGGGACAAACATCATCCTTCCATTCCAATTGGTTCCTTCCTCTGTAAAAGTTGTTGGAATTTTACAAGACAATATCTATATACAATCATTTGCTAGCCCTTCACCATTTTTTGCTCCACCATCTTTCAGTCTTCTTCCTCCTCAATTCAATTCCATTGTCCCCAGCTTAGCCATGTTTGTTGGAAAATTCTCGGAGGTTCATTCTGAAGGCTCACTCCGATTGAATTCCTCCACTAATGTGAAGAAGAGTCCCATTGTTCGATTCAATTATTATTCACATCCTGATGATCTTGCTCGATGTGTTAAAGGAGTAAGAAAAATGGGAGATTTGCTTAAAACGCAAACCATGGAAAAGATTAAGACCCATGATTTGGAGGGTAATAAAGGATTTCAGTTTTTGGGGCTTCCCTTGCCGGAAAATTTGTCGAATGATAGCTCCGTTGGAGAATATTGTCAAAAAACGGTGACTACTTATTGGCATTATCATGGAGGATGTTTGGTCGGAAAAGTTGTAGACGGTAATTATAAAGTCATCGGAATAAAAAATTTGCGTGTTGTTGATGGCTCAACTTTCTCTGAGTCACCGGGAACTAATCCTATGGCCACCCTCATGATGCTTGGCCG ATATGTTGGCCTTAAGGTACTGCAACAAAGATCGAGTGTCAACTAA